One segment of Carya illinoinensis cultivar Pawnee chromosome 13, C.illinoinensisPawnee_v1, whole genome shotgun sequence DNA contains the following:
- the LOC122290936 gene encoding protein FAR-RED IMPAIRED RESPONSE 1-like: MDTDIEHLDKECDKVGIDKEIDCDETIEEPIVGMSFSSVEEVRSYYMKYGKQKGFGVCKRNSRQDDDGNVRWICLACARGGTSKSKAANVMKPRQTEKIGCMARINARLNDEGGYTLSKVTLDHTHVCSPGKARHFRCFKKVDARVAKRLEINDEAGIRLSKNFKAVVVEAGGYENVPFGEKECRNYIDKARQLRLGVGGFTALCNYFDDMQKRNPEFYYKIDVDNEMRLKNVFWADARSRAAYESFGDVITFDTTYLTNAYKMPFAPFVGVNHHGQSILFGCGLISNEDANTFEWLFESWLKFDEDPLDVKCSCKLFEFRGILCRHALRILTQLGKDTIPSKYILDRWKKDVKRKYIFVKSSYDTSSIDDTRRYDRIQNVFYELCSNASKAESSCVKLISQIEQLKVQYPGIVDCDTSTTVDPVTSMEGTTGRVLSPLVVRSKGRPPTKRKVHPVEKSLKKSSTRRRLHRDEVEVPFY, encoded by the exons ATGGATACTGACATAGAACATTTAGATAAAGAATGTGATAAGGTAGGAATTGATAAGGAGATTGATTGTGATGAAACTATTGAAGAACCAATAGTAGGAATGAGCTTTTCATCTGTAGAAGAAGTTCGGTCTTACTATATGAAATATGGTAAGCAAAAGGGTTTTGGAGTGTGTAAAAGGAATTCTAGACAAGATGACGATGGGAATGTCAGATGGATTTGCTTGGCATGTGCACGAGGAGGCACATCAAAGAGTAAGGCTGCCAATGTTATGAAACCAAGACAGACAGAGAAGATAGGGTGTATGGCTAGGATTAACGCGAGGCTGAATGATGAAGGTGGATATACCCTATCTAAAGTGACCTTGGATCACACACACGTTTGTAGTCCGGGAAAGGCAAGGCATTTTAGATGCTTTAAGAAAGTTGATGCTCGTGTGGCTAAGAGGCTTGAAATAAATGACGAGGCAGGAATAAGGTTGTCCAAAAATTTCAAGGCTGTGGTTGTTGAGGCGGGGGGTTACGAGAATGTGCCATTCGGGGAGAAGGAGTGTCGAAACTACATCGACAAAGCTAGACAACTTCGCCTCGGGGTTGGAGGTTTTACAGCTCTATGTAACTATTTCGATGATATGCAAAAAAGAAATCCAGAGTTTTATTATAAGATAGACGTTGACAATGAGATGCGGTTAAAGAATGTGTTTTGGGCAGACGCCCGAAGTAGAGCTGCGTATGAATCATTTGGGGATGTGATTACATTTGACACGACATATTTGACTAATGCATATAAGATGCCTTTTGCACCTTTTGTGGGTGTGAACCACCATGGGCAGTCAATCCTATTCGGGTGTGGATTAATATCCAACGAGGACGCAAATACATTTGAGTGGTTGTTTGAGTCATGGTTGAAAT TTGATGAAGATCCCCTTGATGTTAAATGCAGTTGTAAGTTGTTTGAGTTTAGGGGCATATTATGCAGGCACGCTCTTCGTATCTTGACTCAACTAGGCAAGGATACAATACCATCAAAATATATCTTGGATCGGTGGAAGAAGGATGTAAAGCGAAAATACATCTTCGTGAAAAGTAGTTATGACACTAGTAGCATCGACGATACCCGAAGGTACGATAGGATCCAAAATGTCTTCTATGAACTGTGTTCCAATGCTTCAAAGGCCGAGAGCAGCTGTGTGAAATTGATTAGCCAGATAGAACAATTGAAGGTACAGTACCCTGGTATCGTTGATTGTGATACTAGCACCACAGTTGATCCAGTTACTTCTATGGAGGGCACGACAGGTAGAGTTCTTAGTCCGTTAGTAGTTCGAAGTAAGGGAAGACCACCGACTAAAAGAAAAGTGCACCCCGTTGAGAAGAGTCTTAAGAAATCTAGTACGAGAAGGCGATTGCACCGTGACGAAGTCGAGGttcctttttattaa